The nucleotide window GACACCGCCACGGCCCCGACAACAAGCGCGAGCACCGCCCGCCGCACGTTTGCCCGCCGTGATTCCATTGAGAGCCTCCGCACCGCTTGCAGAAATCGGATAGAACGAGCGAACCGGAATACCATACGCCGGTGGGCCGGGGTACTCCAATTTCCGAGCCCGTTACCGCATCCGTTCCCACAGCAGCAGCGACGTGATGGTTTTGGCGTCGCGGATGGTCCCGTTCAGGCACATCTGAACCGCTTCGTCCAGTTTCACGACCACCGGCTCCAGTTGCTCGTCGGGCTCGGGCCGGGCCGCGCCCGGGGTGAGGTCTTCCGCGACGAACAGGTGCAGCTTCTCGTCCATCACGCCCGGGGACGCGTAGATGTAGCCCAGGCCCCGCCACTTCGCGGCCCGGTACCCGGTCTCCTCGATCAGCTCGCGCTTCGCGCACGCTTCGAGCGGTTCGTTGGGCTCCACCGTACCCGCCGGAAGCTCCCAGAGCGTGTCGCCGATCACGAACCGGTAGTTGCGCAGGAGCACCACGCGCTCCGCGTCGAGCACCGGGAGGATGACGACGGCGCCCGGGTGCCGGATCGCGTCCCGGCGGATGGTCTGGCCGTTTGCGGTGGTGAGGGTGTCGACTTCCACACGGATCCGGCGCCCGACGTGTACCACTTCGACCGACATAAGCCAAGCCCCCGGTGCCCGCGGAATTGCGACTCGCTGTTCGTGGTGGTAGATTATCGATTGTCCGCCGACAAACCGTTCGCGGCGAGCGAGTGAGCGTGCGATGCGCGATCCGATGAGTTGGTCGATCCCGGCGTTCCGGGCGTTCGGCGTGCAGGTCCGAGTTCACATCTTGTTTTTCCTCGTCGCGCTCAGCCTGTTCGGGCGGCAGATGTTCCTGCTCCAGTACGACGGCGTGTCGTGGGTGGACAAGTTCCTGCTCACGGTGGTGGTGCTGTTCGTGACCGTGCTGCTGCACGAGTACGGGCACTGCTTCGGGGCGCGGTACGTCGGCGGGGACGCGCGCGAGATCCTGATCTGGCCCCTCGGCGGCCTGGCCTACACCGAGGTCCCGCACCGGTGGAAGGCGCTGTTCATCACGGTCGCGGCCGGGCCGGCGGTGAACGTGGTGCTGTGCGTGGCGTGCGCCGCGGCGCTGGCGGCGGCCGGGTTCTCCCCCAGCCTCACGTTCGACGACCCGTACAATGTGCAGTTGAGCAACCGGGACGGCCGCACGTACACCAGCCCGTCGCGGGTGAAGCTGTACAAGCCGGGCACGGCGGCCGAAGAGCCGACCAAGAAAGAGTTCGACACGAAACTGGCCGAGTACAAGGCGCGGCACGGCACCGACGGGCTCCCGAAGCCGACCGACACCGCGAAGTACGCCGACGCGGCGGCGGAGATGGGGTTCGAGCGGGCGGTGACGCCGACGTGGGCGGTGTGGGCGTACCGCGTTTTCTTCGTGAGCTGGGGGCTGCTCCTGTTTAACCTGCTGCCCGCGTACCCGCTGGACGGCGGGAAACTGCTCCAGGCGGTGGTGTGGGCGCGAACCGACCACCGCCGCGGGGTTGTCGTTGCCTCGTACACCGGGATGGTGTTCGCGGTGCTGCTCATGGTCGTCGCGTTCACGGCCAACGAATCGCTGCTAGTCGGGCTGGCCCTGTTCATGCTGTTCGAGGCCTACCGGGCCTTGCAGCAGCTCGACGCCGAGGAGGGGCCGTTCGGGTACGACTTCTCGGCCGGGTACACGAGCCTGGAGCGGGACGACGAGCCGCCGCCCGAGCCGAAGCGCCCGGGGCTCATCACCCGCTGGCGCGAGGCGCGGCGGGCGCGCAAGACCGCCGCCGCGACCGAGGCCAAGCAGCGCGACGACGCGCGCATGGACCAGATCCTGGAGAAGATCGCCCGGAGCGGCCAGGGGTCGCTGACCGACGAAGAGCGCCAGTTCCTGCGCCGGGTCAGCGACCGGAAACGGAACACCTCGTGACGTGGGTCGGAGGTCCGAAGGTCAACCGTCGTAAAGTCGAAGACTTCCGCGGCTCTGCTCTTCGCCCCGACGGCTGTTGGCCTTGAGACTTGGGAACGGGAGAAGAGATGTCCGCAGAAAAGGCGCCCGCGCTCATCACGCCGCGCACGCTGTCGGGGTTCCGGGACTACCTGCCGGCGGTCATGCTGGCCCGCGAGGAGGTGCTGCGCCGCGCCCGCGAGGTGTACCGCTCCTACGGCTTCACGCCCATCGACACCCCCGCGTGCGAGTCGCTCGACGTGCTGCTCGGCAAGGGCGGCGACGAGTCCGACAAGCTCGTGTACCGCGTCCTCAGCGCCCGCGGCGACAAGGCCGAGATGGGGCTGCGGTTCGACCTCACGGTGCCGTTCGCGCGGTTCAGCGCCCAGTACATCAACGAGCTGGGCACGCCGTTCAAGCGGTACGCGATGGGGCCGGTGTGGCGCGGCGAGCGCCCGGGGCAGGGCCGGTACCGTGAGTTCTGGCAGTGCGACTTCGACACCATCGGCACCACCTCCAACGCCGCCGACATCGAGGCCGCGCTGGTCATCAACGACCTGTTCACCGCGCTCCAGTTCGACCGGTTCGAGATCCGCATCAACAACCGGATGGTGCTGAACGGGCTGCTCGAATCGCTCGGCATCGCGGACAAGGCCGCCCCGGTCCTGCGGTCGCTCGACAAGCTGCTGAAGATCGGCCGCGAGAAGGTGGCTGAGGAGATGGTGCGCGAGGCCGGGATCACGCCCGAGCAGGCGAATCGCGTGCTCATGATGACCGACCTGACCGGCCCGAACGAGCAACTGCTGACCGACCTCGAAGCGTGGTTCGGGGGCGCGAACGAGAAGGCCACCGCGGGCATTCGCTGTCTGCGTGAGCTGCTGACGGTTGCAAAAGCGGCCGGCGTGGCCGAGGGGCGCATCAAGATCGACCTGAGCATCTGCCGCGGGCTCGATTACTACACCGGGACCATTTACGAGACCTTCCTGACCGACCTCCCGGGGATCGGGAGCGTGTGCAGCGGCGGTCGGTACGACAACCTCGCGAGCAAGTACACGAAGCAGGTGCTCCCGGGCGTGGGAGCATCGCTCGGGGTCGACCGGCTCATCGCCGCGATGGAGGAGCTGAAGCACCCGCTCCTCACCGGCGCGACCACGCCGGCGCAAGTGCTGGTGGTCAACTTCGACGCCGCCCGGCTGGGCGACTACCAGCGCATCGCCCGCGCCCTCCGCGCCGCCGGGGTGAGCGTCGAGGTGTTCCCCGACGCCAAGAAGGTCGGCGTGCAGCTCGGGTACGCCGAGAAGCGCGGGTTCAAGCTCGCGGTGATCGCCGGCCCCGCGGAGTTCGAGCAGGGCGTGTGGAAGGTCAAGGATCTGGCGAAACGCGAAGAGAAGACGATTGTTGAAGCGGAGGTCGTCGGCGCGGTACAATCTGCGGTCGGGTGACAGCGCTCGTTCGGCGCGGAGGCCCAATTCGTGCTGTGGTATACAGAGTACACCGCCCAGGCGTCCGTGACGGTCCCGCACTTCGTGCGGTGCGCCGAGTGCGGTTGCCAGTACGTCTACGAAACCGAATACACGGGCACCGGTTCCGGGGTCGCGCTTTACAACATCAACCAGCGCGGCACGCGGAGTCGGGTCCGCGACCGCGCCGAATCCGAACTCGCCGAGCAACTCGCCGACCCGCGCCACTACGAGCCCATCCCGTGCCCGGACTGCTTCCGCTACCAACCGTACATGCGGGGCGCCATCGCCGCGGCGCGGTACGATTGGCTCGCCCCCGTCGGTTGGTTCCTGCTGGCCCTCGGAACGATCGGCCCGCTTCTGTCCATCCCCATGCTCGTCACAAGCGGCGCGTCGATCGTCTTCTGGATCTTCTTCGGCAGCGGCGCGGCGGTGAGCGCCACCGGTGCGTTAGTTCTGCTCCTGCGCGGGCAGCTTAAGGCCGGGTGCCGGCCGAACCGCGGTCGGATCGCCCACCGGGAGCGCGTCGCCCGGGAGCGGGCGGCCCGGCTCGTCGCGTACCAGGCGTACCAGGCGCGCCGCGTGCGCCGCTTGTACACCCGCCGCCGGAGGCGGCGCGGCCGCCGCGCCGGGCCGCCGCTCACGGTCGACTGGTGGCTCCCGCCGTCGGCGTTTTACGGCGACGGGTTCGTCATCGGGCTGTCAGACGACGAGCGCGTGGAGGTCCCAATGCCGTCCGACGCCGAACCGGGTGACGTGGTCGAGGTGCGGCCGCTGACGCCCCGCGCCGAGCCGTTCCGGGTGCGGCTCCGGGCGATGCGCGCGCACCCCGGCGAATACCGGCTGGAGTAGCCTGCGCCATGAAGGCCGACAACCACTACGAGGTGGCGTTCGACGCGTTCCTGCGGGCGCGCGGGTGCGCCGTCGTGCCCGTGGTGGAGTCGCGCCGCAGCTACCTCGACACCTCGGAGGTGAAGTCGCCCGACTTTCTCACCCTCGCGCCCGCCGGCGCGAAGCTCGTGATCGACGTGAAGGGCCGCAAGTTCCCAGGCGCCGGGAAGGGCGGAACGCCGCGCCGGTCGTGGCAGAACTGGTGCGAACTCGAAGATGTCGAGAGCCTCGCTCGCTGGTCGGACCGCCTCGGCGACGGGTTCCAGGGCGTCCTGGCGTTCGTGTACGACGTGGCGCTTCAGTTCGAGTTGCCCCCCTGTACCCCGGACGTGTTCGCGTTCCGCGGGCACGTGTTTCTGTTCCGCGGGGTGCCGGTCGGCGAGTACCGCCGGCACATGCGCACGCGCAGCCCGCGGTGGCGGACCGTTCACCTCCCGAGCGCCGACTTCCGCCGGCTCGTGAAGCCGATCACGCACTTCCTCGCACCCGCGGGCGCGAAGGCCGAAGAGCTTTTGACAGGATCGACAGGATAAACAGGATCAAGAGAAGAGCAGTTTTCCATCCTGTTTATCCTGTCGATCCTGTCAAAAATCGCTGCCGATTCGACCCGCGGCACGAATGGAGCGAAGGGCGTCCAGGTCGCGCAAGTTCCGCACTTGGGTCCGCACTTTCACCCTCGACTGCCGGCGCCTGTGAACAAAGACCGAAGAGCTTTTGACGGGATAAACAGAATCAAGAGGAGAACGGTTCTTCATCCGGCGTATCCTGTTGATCCTGTCGAAACTCTTACCGGACGCACACCATGAAGCCGCTGAAAATTGGAATCGTCGCCGAGTCCACGCAACTGCCGATCCGGTCCGCGCTCGAGGCGGCGGCGCGGATGGGGGCGAAGGGCGTCCAGGTGGACGCGGTCGACGCGCTCGCGCCCGACGCGCTCGGCGGGACGGGGCGGCGCGAGTTCCGCACGCTGCTCCGCTCCTTCGACCTCGAGCTGTCGGCCCTCAACGTCCCCGTCCGCCGCGGGCTCGATGTGGCGGAAGACCTGCAACCGCGCCTGGAGCGGGTGCGCAAGTCGATGCAGCTCGCGTTCGACCTCGGGTGCCGACGGGTGGTCCTTCCGTGCCCGAAGCTGCCCGAGGACGCCGCGGCCCCGCGCGCGCAACTGATGCGCGAGTCGCTCCTCGCGCTGGCCGGGTTCGGCGACCGCATCGGGTGCCTCGTGGCGCTCGAGATCGGCTTCGACCCCGCCCAGAAGATGAAGGAGTACCTCGCGGGCTTCAACGTCGGCACCTTGAAGGTGACGTTCGACCCTGCGAACTTCGTGCTCCACGGTCACGACCCGCTCGCCAACCTGATGCCGCTCGAAGGGCTGGTGGAACACGTCCACGCCCGCGACGCGCGGTCCGTCGGTGTGAGCCGCGGGATGCAGGAGGTGCCGCTCGGCGCCGGCGACATCGACTGGATGGCCCTCACCGCGACCCTTCAGGTGCTCGAGTTCGACGGGCTGCTCGCGGTGGAGCGCGAGCAGGGCGACACCAAGTTCGCCGACGTGGCCAACGGGGTGAAGTTCCTCCGCCGGTTCGCGCTGCCGGGTTGACCACGAACGTCACTGGTTACGGGCACCACCCGCCCCCGGCGTGTCCGGGTCAAGTGAAGTCGAGACGCTGCAAATTCCGCGCGCGTCGCGCCCGTCGTTCGGTAAACTGGTTTTCCGCCCTGCCCCACAACTCCTCTCCCGGAGTTTCCGCTGATGCCCCGCGTGCTCTTCGCCTGGACGCTCGCCCTCGCGCTCGCCCCCGCGCTGCAGGCCGCCGACTGGTTCCAGTTCCGCGGTCCGGACGGGAGCGGTCACACCGAAGCGAAGCTCCCGACCGAGTGGGGGCCGAAAACGAACGTGACCTGGCGCAAGGAGGTGCCGGGCGTGGGGTGGTCGTCGCCGGTCGTCGCGGGCGGGCGCGTCTACCTCACCACCGCGGTCCCGCAAAGTGGGGGGTACTCGCTCCGCGCCGTCTGCCTCGACGCGAAAACCGGCGGCACCGTGTGGGACGTGGAGGTGTTCAAGCAGGGCGCCAACGCGCCGAAGATTCACTCGAAGAACAGCCACGCCAGCCCGTCGGCCGTCGTGGAAGACGGGCGGGTGTACGTTCACTTCGGCCACCTCGGAACGGCCTGCCTGGACGCGAAGGAGGGGACGAAGGTGTGGGCCACGCAGGAGCTGGCGTACAAGCCGGTTCATGGCAACGGCGGCTCCCCGATCGTCACGGGCAAGCACCTCATTTTCAGCATCGACGGCACCGACAAACAGGCGGTCATCGCGCTCGACAAGACGACCGGAAAGGTCGGATGGCAGACCCCGCGACCGAGCAAACCCGGGGTGAACCCGTTCTCGTTCAGCACGCCGCAACTCATCACGGTGAAGGGCCGGGAGCAACTGATCTCCGCGGGCAGCGGGTCGGTACTGTCGCTGGACCCGGCCACCGGGAAGGAGTTGTGGCGCGCCACCTACGGCGCCGGGTACTCGGTGGTGCCCAAGCCGGTGTTCGCGAACGGGCTGGTGTACGTCTGCACGGGATACAACACGCCGAACCTCGTTGCGATCAAGCCCGACGGCACGGGGGATGTCACCGCGACGCACGTCGCGTTCACGGTGAAGAAGAACGTGCCGCACAACCCGTCGGTGATCGCGGTGGGAGACGCGCTGTACATGGTGTCCGACAACGGGATGCTCACCTGCCTCGACGCGAAGACCGGCGCGGAGCGCTGGACGGAGCGCGTGGGCGGCAACTTTTCGGCGTCGCCGCTGTGCGCGAACGGGCTGATCTACCTGCTCGACGAGGCCGGCACCGCGACGGTGTTCAAGCCCGGCGACAGTTACGACGAGGTCGCGAAGAACAAGCTCGGCGAGCGGGCGCTGGCGAGCTTCGGGGTGGACGGCGACGCGCTGCTGGTGCGCACGGAAAAGGCGCTGTACAAGATCGAAAAGCGGTAACTGCTCCGCGCGGCAAGAAACGGCCGTCCCCTTCGCGCGCTCCGAGAAACCGGTTGCAAGAACCGCGACCGGTTTCCGGTGCCCACCTCACCGAATCCGATCACGCCCGGCGTGCGTAAATTGTTGTCGGTCCTGGCACGGCTATCGCACACAACCGGCATCCGATCCGCGGGCGCAAAATCCGAGAGGTGGAATGTCCGAACTGCCCCCCCACGCTGCTGTCCGGACGGCTCTCGCCGCCCGGTTCTCCGCCGTTCGGGCCGAAACGGAGCGGCTCTGCGAGCCGCTCGCGGTCGAAGACTACCAACTTCAGTCGATGCCCGACTGTAGCCCGCCGAAGTGGCACCTGGCCCACACCGCCTGGTTCTTCGAGACCTTCATACTTTCCGCACACGAGCCCGGCTCCCGTCCGTTCCACCCGCGGTTCAACTACCTGTTCAACTCGTACTACGACGCCGTCGGCGACCGCTGGCCCCGCGCGGCGCGGGGGCTGCTCTCCCGGCCGACCGTGGCCGAAATGTACGCGTACCGCGCCGCCGTCGATGAGCAAATCCTCGCGCTGATCGCGACCACCGACGCGGGCACACTGACCGCAATCGCGCCGCTCGTCGAGTTGGGGCTGAACCATGAGCAACAGCACCAGGAGCTGCTCCTTACGGATCTGAAGCACGCATTCGGCCTGAACCCGCTGCGGCCGGTGTACGCCGCACCGCAGGACGAGCAGCCGGACGCGCCCCCCGGGCCGACCCGGTGGGAACGGCACGCGGCGGGCGTGCGCCGGATCGGCCACACCTCCGCAGGGTTCGCCTTCGATAATGAGGGACCGGTCCACAGCGTGTACGTGAACGACTTCGAGATCGCGGCGCGCACGGTTAGTAACGGCGAGTTCTTGCGGTTCATTGAGGATGGCGGTTACGACCGCCCGGAGTTCTGGCTCTCCGACGGGTGGGCGGCCCGGCAGCGGAACGGCTGGACCGCCCCGCTTTATTGGGAGCGTGACGGCGGCTCTTGGACGCAGTTTACGCTCCGCGGCCAGCGGGCGCTCAACCCGGACGAACCGGTGTGCCATGTAAGCTTCTACGAGGCCGACGCGTATGCCCGGTGGGCCGGCGCGCGGCTGCCCACCGAGCAGGAGTGGGAGGTCGCGGCCGGCGCGGGGCCGGTGGGCGGCAACCTGCTCGATTCGGGGCGTTTGCACCCCGCGCCCGGCGGCGCGTCCTTCTACGGCGACGTGTGGGCGTGGACGGCCAGCCCGTACACCGCGTACCCCGGTTACCGGCCCGCGGCCGGCGCGATCGGCGAGTACAACGGCAAGTTCATGTGCAACCAGATGGTGCTCCGCGGAGGGTCGTGTGCGACCCCCGCCGGGCACGTCCGGCCGACGTACCGGAACTTCTTCCCGCCAGACGCCCGCTGGCAGTTCTCCGGCCTCCGACTCGCGAAGGACCTCTCCGCATGACGAGCACCTGCGCCTCCCGACGGACGCACGATCAGTTCCGGGCGGACGTCCTTGCCGGACTGTCGCGGCCCCAGAAGCGGCTCCCGTCCAAATACTTCTACGACGCGGCCGGCTCGCAACTGTTCGACCGCATCACCGAGCTGCCCGAGTACTACCCCACGCGGACCGAACTGGCCGTGATGCGGGAGCACGCGGCGGCGATGGCCGCCCGGTGCGGGCCGCGGTGCCTGCTCGTCGAACTCGGCGCCGGCAGCTTGGTGAAGGTGCGGCTGCTCCTCGACGAACTGGTAGCCCCGGCGGGGTACGTCCCGGTGGACGTGTCCGGCGAGCACCTGCGCGGCGCCGCGCGGGAACTCGCCGCCGACTACCCCGGGCTCGGCGTTCACCCCGTGGTGGCGGACTTCACCCGGCCGTTCGAACTCCCGCCGGTGCCCGCGGCGCGGCGGGTGGTGTACTTCCCGGGGTCGACGATCGGCAACTTCGACCCAGCCGAGGCCGACGACCTCCTGGGGCGCGTCGCCCGGCTGGTCGGGCCGGGCGGCGGGCTGCTCCTGGGCATCGACCTGCGTAAGGACACCGCCGTCCTGGAGCCCGCGTACAACGACGCCCGCGGCGTGACCGCGGCGTTCAACCGGAACCTGCTGGTCCGCATCAACCGCGAGTTGGGCGCCGACTTCGACCCGGCCGCGTTCCGCCACCGGGCGTTCTACAACCACGAGCGGTCCCGGATCGAGATGCACCTCGTGAGCGCCGCCGAGCAGCGGGTGCAGATGGGCGGCGCGACGTTCGCCTTCCGCGCCGGCGAGTCGATCCACACCGAGAACTCGTACAAATACGCCCCGACCGAGTTCGCCCAGCGGGCCGCCGCGTGCGGGCTGCGCGCGGACGCGACCTGGACCGACGCGAACGGCTTTTTCGCCGTGATGCACCTGACCGCCGTACCCTGAACCTTTTCACGGAGATCGTCGTGCCGAAAGCAGTTTGGAACGGGGCCGTGCTGGCCGAGTCCGGGGACACGGTCGTGGTCGAGGGCAACCACTACTTCCCGGCGAGCGCGATCCGCGCGGAGTTCTTCAAGCCGAGCGCCACGCACACCGTCTGCGGGTGGAAGGGCACGGCCAGTTACTACACCATCGAGGTGAACGGGCAGCAGAACCCGGACGCCGCGTGGTACTACCCGGAGCCGAAGGACGCGGCGAAGGAGATCGCCGGGCGGGTGGCGTTCTGGAAGGGCGTCCAGTTGGAGTGGTGACGGCGCGATGTTTCGACTCACGGACGTGACCAAGGTGTACGCCGGGCGCCCGGCCCTGGGGCCGCTCGCGCTCGACGTGCCGGCCGGGCGCACGACGGTGCTGATCGGCCCGAGCGGGTGCGGGAAGTCCACGCTCGTCCGGCTGCTGGTCGGGCTGGTCGAACCGGACGCCGGCGCCGTCATGTTCAACGGCACGCCCGTCACGCCGGCCACGGCCCGCGCGGTGCGGCTGCGCACCGGGTACGTCATCCAGGACGGCGGGCTGTTCCCGCACCTGACCGCGCGGGGGAACGTGACCTTGATGGCCCGCCACCTCGGCTGGGACCGCACGCGGATCGCGGCGCGGGTGGGTGAACTGGCCGACCTCACCCGCTTCCCGGCGGACGGACTGGACCGCTACCCGCAGCAGCTCTCCGGCGGTCAGCGGCAGCGGGTCGGCCTGATGCGCGCCCTCATGCTCGACCCGGACGCGCTGCTCCTCGACGAGCCGCTCGGCGCGCTCGACCCGCTCGTGCGGGCGGACCTCCAGGGCGAGCTGCGCGACATCTTCCGGGCGCTCGGCAAGACGGTGGTGCTCGTGACCCACGACCTCGGCGAGGCCGTGTTCTTCGCGGACCGCATCGTCCTGTTGCGCGACGGGCAGATCGTTCAACAGGGGAGCGCGGCGGACCTGTGGCACCGCCCCGCGGACCCGTTCGTCACGACGTTCGTACAGGCCCAGCGCGGGC belongs to Gemmata obscuriglobus and includes:
- a CDS encoding NUDIX hydrolase, with amino-acid sequence MSVEVVHVGRRIRVEVDTLTTANGQTIRRDAIRHPGAVVILPVLDAERVVLLRNYRFVIGDTLWELPAGTVEPNEPLEACAKRELIEETGYRAAKWRGLGYIYASPGVMDEKLHLFVAEDLTPGAARPEPDEQLEPVVVKLDEAVQMCLNGTIRDAKTITSLLLWERMR
- a CDS encoding site-2 protease family protein, which encodes MRDPMSWSIPAFRAFGVQVRVHILFFLVALSLFGRQMFLLQYDGVSWVDKFLLTVVVLFVTVLLHEYGHCFGARYVGGDAREILIWPLGGLAYTEVPHRWKALFITVAAGPAVNVVLCVACAAALAAAGFSPSLTFDDPYNVQLSNRDGRTYTSPSRVKLYKPGTAAEEPTKKEFDTKLAEYKARHGTDGLPKPTDTAKYADAAAEMGFERAVTPTWAVWAYRVFFVSWGLLLFNLLPAYPLDGGKLLQAVVWARTDHRRGVVVASYTGMVFAVLLMVVAFTANESLLVGLALFMLFEAYRALQQLDAEEGPFGYDFSAGYTSLERDDEPPPEPKRPGLITRWREARRARKTAAATEAKQRDDARMDQILEKIARSGQGSLTDEERQFLRRVSDRKRNTS
- the hisS gene encoding histidine--tRNA ligase: MSAEKAPALITPRTLSGFRDYLPAVMLAREEVLRRAREVYRSYGFTPIDTPACESLDVLLGKGGDESDKLVYRVLSARGDKAEMGLRFDLTVPFARFSAQYINELGTPFKRYAMGPVWRGERPGQGRYREFWQCDFDTIGTTSNAADIEAALVINDLFTALQFDRFEIRINNRMVLNGLLESLGIADKAAPVLRSLDKLLKIGREKVAEEMVREAGITPEQANRVLMMTDLTGPNEQLLTDLEAWFGGANEKATAGIRCLRELLTVAKAAGVAEGRIKIDLSICRGLDYYTGTIYETFLTDLPGIGSVCSGGRYDNLASKYTKQVLPGVGASLGVDRLIAAMEELKHPLLTGATTPAQVLVVNFDAARLGDYQRIARALRAAGVSVEVFPDAKKVGVQLGYAEKRGFKLAVIAGPAEFEQGVWKVKDLAKREEKTIVEAEVVGAVQSAVG
- a CDS encoding HYExAFE family protein, with protein sequence MKADNHYEVAFDAFLRARGCAVVPVVESRRSYLDTSEVKSPDFLTLAPAGAKLVIDVKGRKFPGAGKGGTPRRSWQNWCELEDVESLARWSDRLGDGFQGVLAFVYDVALQFELPPCTPDVFAFRGHVFLFRGVPVGEYRRHMRTRSPRWRTVHLPSADFRRLVKPITHFLAPAGAKAEELLTGSTG
- a CDS encoding sugar phosphate isomerase/epimerase family protein — its product is MKPLKIGIVAESTQLPIRSALEAAARMGAKGVQVDAVDALAPDALGGTGRREFRTLLRSFDLELSALNVPVRRGLDVAEDLQPRLERVRKSMQLAFDLGCRRVVLPCPKLPEDAAAPRAQLMRESLLALAGFGDRIGCLVALEIGFDPAQKMKEYLAGFNVGTLKVTFDPANFVLHGHDPLANLMPLEGLVEHVHARDARSVGVSRGMQEVPLGAGDIDWMALTATLQVLEFDGLLAVEREQGDTKFADVANGVKFLRRFALPG
- a CDS encoding PQQ-binding-like beta-propeller repeat protein; this encodes MPRVLFAWTLALALAPALQAADWFQFRGPDGSGHTEAKLPTEWGPKTNVTWRKEVPGVGWSSPVVAGGRVYLTTAVPQSGGYSLRAVCLDAKTGGTVWDVEVFKQGANAPKIHSKNSHASPSAVVEDGRVYVHFGHLGTACLDAKEGTKVWATQELAYKPVHGNGGSPIVTGKHLIFSIDGTDKQAVIALDKTTGKVGWQTPRPSKPGVNPFSFSTPQLITVKGREQLISAGSGSVLSLDPATGKELWRATYGAGYSVVPKPVFANGLVYVCTGYNTPNLVAIKPDGTGDVTATHVAFTVKKNVPHNPSVIAVGDALYMVSDNGMLTCLDAKTGAERWTERVGGNFSASPLCANGLIYLLDEAGTATVFKPGDSYDEVAKNKLGERALASFGVDGDALLVRTEKALYKIEKR
- the egtB gene encoding ergothioneine biosynthesis protein EgtB gives rise to the protein MSELPPHAAVRTALAARFSAVRAETERLCEPLAVEDYQLQSMPDCSPPKWHLAHTAWFFETFILSAHEPGSRPFHPRFNYLFNSYYDAVGDRWPRAARGLLSRPTVAEMYAYRAAVDEQILALIATTDAGTLTAIAPLVELGLNHEQQHQELLLTDLKHAFGLNPLRPVYAAPQDEQPDAPPGPTRWERHAAGVRRIGHTSAGFAFDNEGPVHSVYVNDFEIAARTVSNGEFLRFIEDGGYDRPEFWLSDGWAARQRNGWTAPLYWERDGGSWTQFTLRGQRALNPDEPVCHVSFYEADAYARWAGARLPTEQEWEVAAGAGPVGGNLLDSGRLHPAPGGASFYGDVWAWTASPYTAYPGYRPAAGAIGEYNGKFMCNQMVLRGGSCATPAGHVRPTYRNFFPPDARWQFSGLRLAKDLSA
- the egtD gene encoding L-histidine N(alpha)-methyltransferase gives rise to the protein MTSTCASRRTHDQFRADVLAGLSRPQKRLPSKYFYDAAGSQLFDRITELPEYYPTRTELAVMREHAAAMAARCGPRCLLVELGAGSLVKVRLLLDELVAPAGYVPVDVSGEHLRGAARELAADYPGLGVHPVVADFTRPFELPPVPAARRVVYFPGSTIGNFDPAEADDLLGRVARLVGPGGGLLLGIDLRKDTAVLEPAYNDARGVTAAFNRNLLVRINRELGADFDPAAFRHRAFYNHERSRIEMHLVSAAEQRVQMGGATFAFRAGESIHTENSYKYAPTEFAQRAAACGLRADATWTDANGFFAVMHLTAVP
- a CDS encoding DUF427 domain-containing protein; protein product: MPKAVWNGAVLAESGDTVVVEGNHYFPASAIRAEFFKPSATHTVCGWKGTASYYTIEVNGQQNPDAAWYYPEPKDAAKEIAGRVAFWKGVQLEW
- a CDS encoding ATP-binding cassette domain-containing protein, with the translated sequence MFRLTDVTKVYAGRPALGPLALDVPAGRTTVLIGPSGCGKSTLVRLLVGLVEPDAGAVMFNGTPVTPATARAVRLRTGYVIQDGGLFPHLTARGNVTLMARHLGWDRTRIAARVGELADLTRFPADGLDRYPQQLSGGQRQRVGLMRALMLDPDALLLDEPLGALDPLVRADLQGELRDIFRALGKTVVLVTHDLGEAVFFADRIVLLRDGQIVQQGSAADLWHRPADPFVTTFVQAQRGPEVPA